In Salmo salar chromosome ssa15, Ssal_v3.1, whole genome shotgun sequence, one genomic interval encodes:
- the LOC106571407 gene encoding LOW QUALITY PROTEIN: N-acetyltransferase ESCO2-like (The sequence of the model RefSeq protein was modified relative to this genomic sequence to represent the inferred CDS: deleted 2 bases in 1 codon) produces MMPNTTRKHSRPAKRPVTDGGSPLKRKSPQLHQSPLKKMSARHQEKENCPSPQRSPAPSPLKIARKRASPFQPAVVTGSFYGKRKPLYLTPLERKMLNETKSLPRLTTVDPYGILKDAEKKRMINSNKVKKVAAVHRMKTSLKGNGNFKSSLINSSKPKAPTSTKQVEPKKGIPLAFDGLKSKPKPKIFVGAAFFSTGKKTASMYKKSAPKSTKPALSFEKTNALVLASEGKQEKKQKPHLQRCTVVVKKLQEKSPPSVQDLPKHPESPEALSPRAIAEKYGMTKDVRIVLNISLSPTCSASPEINTQEDFITDAGSHAVFDLSDISPLNCISSPVKAESVESSAVCTIFGSASKRPQRKAAQASPMNCSTPSSLGHPIPSAAKERRARKKRDMNKQAEADDQLIIDAGQKQFSATTCGSCGMIYSADSLEDNFQHTQFHKRFLDSIKFVGWKKERVVADFWDGKIVLVLPDDPKYAVRKAEDVRQLADNELGFQQVSLSCPSQAKTYLFVNSDRVVIGCLIAEHIRQGFRVLEQPEQTKDMTKEDFMEHHRVWCCSTTPEKAICGVSRIWVFSLARRKGIATRMLDTVRNSFMYGGHLTKEEITFSDPTPDGKLFSTKYCETPAYMVYNFIG; encoded by the exons ATGATGCCTAATACTACAAGGAAGCACAG TCGCCCAGCCAAAAGGCCTGTCACGGATGGAGGATCTCCCCTGAAAAGAAAGTCACCCCAGCTGCACCAGTCTCCACTAAAGAAGATGTCAGCCAGACACCAGGAGAAGGAGAACTGCCCATCCCCTCAGAGATCACCAGCTCCATCTCCCCTAAAGATTGCTCGGAAGAGAGCCTCTCCATTCCAGCCTGCTGTGGTTACAGGGTCCTTCTATGGTAAACGCAAACCGTTGTACCTGACACCCCTGGAGAGGAAGATGCTGAATGAGACCAAATCACTGCCAAGGCTGACCACTGTGGATCCGTATGGAATACTGAAGGATGCTGAGAAAAAGAGGATGATTAACAGTAACAAGGTCAAGAAAGTGGCCGCTGTACACAGAATGAAGACTAGCTTGAAGGGAAATGGCAACTTCAAATCAAGCCTGATCAATTCCTCAAAGCCTAAAGCACCCACCAGCACAAAGCAAGTGGAGCCGAAAAAAGGCATCCCCTTGGCCTTCGACGGTTTAAAGTCTAAGCCCAAGCCTAAGATCTTTGTTGGGGCTGCCTTTTTCAGCACAGGAAAAAAGACAGCCTCCATGTACAAAAAGTCTGCCCCGAAATCTACCAAGCCAGCTTTGAGTTTTGAGAAAACAAATGCTCTGGTACTTGCGTCAGAGGGAAAGCAAGAAAAAAAACAAAAGCCCCATCTCCAA CGATGTACTGTTGTAGTGAAGAAACTGCAGGAAAAGTCTCCACCCAGTGTCCAGGATTTGCCAAAGCATCCAGAGTCACCTGAGGCCCTGTCACCCAGAGCTATAGCAGAGAAATATGGCATGACCAAGGATGTCAGGATTGTGTTAAACATATCTTTGTCTCCCACATGTTCAGCATCCCCAGAAATAAACACTCAG GAGGACTTTATCACGGATGCAGGCTCTCATGCAGTGTTTGATCTCAGTGATATTAGCCCATTAAACTGTATCAGCAGTCCAGTCAAAG CCGAGTCTGTAGAATCCTCAGCTGTGTGTACAATCTTTGGATCTGCATCAAAGAG GCCCCAGAGGAAGGCAGCTCAGGCCTCTCCAATGAATTGCAGCACCCCCTCTTCCCTTGGCCACCCCATTCCCTCTGCTGCTAAAGAGAGGAGAGCCAGGAAGAAGAGAGATATGAATAAACAGGCTGAGGCTGATGATCAACTCATCATT GATGCAGGCCAGAAGCAGTTTAGTGCCACCACGTGTGGGTCCTGTGGCATGATCTACAGTGCAGACAGCCTGGAAGACAACTTCCAGCACACACAGTTCCATAAGCGTTTTCTGGACAGTATTAAGTTTGTG GGCTGGAAGAAAGAGAGGGTGGTAGCCGATTTCTGGGATGGAAAAATCGTTCTGGTTCTACCAGATGATCCAAAATACGCTGTCAgaaag GCAGAAGATGTGAGGCAACTTGCTGACAACGAGTTGGGCTTCCAACAAGTGTCCCTCAGCTGCCCCAGCCAGGCTAAAACCTATCTGTTTGTGAACAGTGACAGGGTGGTCATCGGCTGTCTCATTGCAGAGCACATACGACAG GGCTTCAGAGTGCTGGAGCAGCCAGAGCAGACTAAGGACATGACCAAGGAGGATTTCATGGAGCACCACAGGGTTTGGTGCTGCTCTACCACCCCAGAGAAGGCCATCTGTGGGGTCAGCCGTATCTGGGTGTTCAGCCTGGCCCGTAGGAAGGGCATCGCCACAAGGATGCTCGACACCGTCCG AAACTCCTTTATGTATGGGGGCCACCTGACCAAGGAGGAAATCACCTTCTCTGACCCTACCCCAGACGGCAAACTGTTCTCCACAAAGTACTGCGAGACGCCTGCGTATATGGTCTACAATTTCATTGGTTAA